A segment of the Sphingobacterium oryzagri genome:
AAATGGTGGCTTGCGCCAAGCCCAGCTCTTCAACTAGATCATTACAAATGCAAGCATTCTGTTTAATAATATGGTTCAGAATTGCAATTCGTGCAGGGTGTCCCAGTACCTTAAACAAAGTAGCTAGTCTGTTTTGCTCTTCTGAAAATATGTCTGTCTTAGTTATTCCCATATCTTTAACATGTATAATCGCAATATTACGATTATATTTTTTATAAACCAAGGTCTCCTAAAAATATAATAGACAGGATTTTGTAAACTATCCGATTTTAAGGCACAACATTTTTAAGTAGCACAGTTGCTGAAAATACAGCTACATGAAATGAGTTTAACTGTAGCGAAATACCACGTGTCCTGCACCGTTATTTATAACAGAAGTTAGTTGAATCAGCAAAGCGTATCAACTCAGATGACATCGATGCCTGAGCAACGAAACCTTTTTTTCGCTTCGGCACTTCCAGGTCTGAACCGGAAGTGCCGAAGCGCGCCAGATGCGAGCACTATCTAAAGGCTATCGGTTGCGCCCTAAAATCCCCTAGATTCAAAAAAAGTCCCCTGTGCGCCGTCATTCCTTGCCGTAACAAGCTCCAAAGTAAGGAGATGCCCATCTGCGCAAGCGCTGAATTAATATACAAATCTTGCGTCTGCAAAGCATCGGCAACCGAACAACTGGGCGTATCATCTAATCTTTCCGATTGCCGGAGTAATTCCCCGAATTCGTCCGTAACAAAAGGCAAGGTTGCCACCGTATCAAATTGTTCTGACTTTGGTTGCACAATCTCTCCCACCGTAGAAAGCAAAACCTGCCCCGTGTTAAGTCCATTACCGAAGTCAAGCCAATACTTGGGTCGGTTGTTGTACGCGCCCGATCCTACAACCTTTCGCAATATCTCGGCAATTTCAAATCGCGCGTGCACGGTATCCACACAGGAAATAGTCAAGGTTCCCGAGACATGATTACAATCATCATTAATGCACTCCAAACCATACTTTATTGTTTCTGCTCTCCACCGTGTGCCTGCCCAACGGTTCGCTCGGTTGATAAGCGCAACCGATTTGTGTAATCCCAGTTCCGATTGGGCGAAGCGCTGTCTACCTAAATTCGCTTCGCTGATCGTATCATCATCCCACAGTCGTACATGTAAGCCTGCATGGCCTAATGCAAGCAAGCTATGGTTCATTTCAACAAGAGCGGTCAGCACCTTCGAGCCCGTCCCTCCTGCGCCGATCAAATTGACCGTGATTGGATTTGTAGGATTTAAGAGTTCGTTATCTACAAAATGCACTTTTTGTTTTACTCTACTCATGGTAGTAAGGTTTTAATGGACAGATTCGTTTTCTTAAGTGCTTTGATCGGAAAGGGACTATCGGTATCAACTAAGCTTTCCCAAAGCAGGACACAATTGCCGTTTATCGGATCATGCCCCCCTATCAAGTGACTGAAATAGCTCTCAAAAAAGTAGCTCTCCCAAGTTTGCATGAAATGTTCCAAAGAAAGCTCTTCATTCAGATCAATGTCTACAGTACCCATACACACCTTGCCATCTTGGTAAATGTTAAAGAAAGGCGCATGAAAAAGGGTCGTTTTCTCCATCGGTCGTTTGCCCGAGGTCAACGCAAAGACCCGCAAGGACTGCGCATCTGCCTTCCAAAGTAAAGCCGGAATATTCGCTTCGCCGGAATTAATACCAAGGGCCGGAGCAAAGAACAACTCGCGTCTCTGCGGTTTGTTGTACCAGAGCACCTGCTTTTTCATCGCGTCTAAGTGCAGTACATTACTTGGCAAGAGTCCATTAGCCGATAAGTAGTCTGGTTTACTGTCTGCTTGGCTACTTAGCGATTTAGCTAGCCTATCCGCTTCACGTACCGTCAGCGGATGCGCATTTACAGGACGACCTTGCGCATCCATATCAAAATACTCCACGTAAGTATCATTATTTGTTTTTGAATTTTGATAGATCAGTAGACCTGCTTTGGGGCGGTACAGCGTGCCTATTTGATGGGTTATATCTTTCATAGTTTTAGTAATGATAGTCATTTAATAAAATGGACAGATCTTCCAGTAACTTGAATAGCTTAGTTTCAAAATCAAAGTTGTTCCCTTTGATCCCCGTGCCGTCAATGGGGAGATAAATAGTAGGCTCATCAATACTAATGACCTCTTGCAAATCCGTGTTCACCGTTTCGATGACAAGATCAGAAAGCTCACCACGAGCCGAACCATAAAAAGAAATGTAGTTGTCCAGACTAATCTGCCGAGATAGATCATCGTCCTTATCCTCCACAGAAACGTCATAAAACTTGTCGTAGACCTGCGTTTCGGGATATTCCAAGTACAGGTTAAAAGCTAGCTCCGCAAGTCTCAGACAGTCGCGATCTAAGTCATTTTTAGGAAGAAAAACCTGTATTCGGTTTTCAAAGTAAAGTAAATTTGCAGAGTTTTGGATCTTGAGTTCGATGGCATCCCCGATGTACTCCATACGGGAATATTCTTGAACAAAGTGTAAATCATCCTCGTCATCCTGCATCTTCCAATCGTTAAGCATATCATACGTATAATGGAGATAATTCCCCTCCTGACGGTGGTATGGAATCCGTGCCACCTGAAATAAATAGGCAAACACCGATAGCAACAAATGTGAAACCCCTTTTCTATTCTTGTCACGAAGCATATAAAATAGCGGTTCTACCGCAATGTAATAAAGCATCATTCCCGTATCAAAGCGCTCCTGATTAGCAAAGAACACCTTACCATCATGCTCGACAAGCCGGATACCTTGCCTATCTACACAGCCTTTTTTGAAAGCCTTTAGCAGATCATGCATTGCGCAAGCCATATTGTAAGGAAAGCCCAAATGCGCGGTATCCGGCAAGTTTAAGTTCCTTTGCGTGCAAAGAAGGGAAAGAGAACTATAAAAGTCCCTTTCCATTTTCCCGCTATCCGGGCAAACTTCACTAAAATCAGTCTTTGCCAATTTAGGTGGAAAAGCCGTCCTTAAAAAAGCATGGGAAGCATCTCCGCAGGCACCGAGCGCTGTTTGTCCTTGAGCACTTCGCTCGCCTCGCGTGGTCTTTCCATAAAATCCACGAAGTAGCCGAGCGCGGCGTATAGCCTTTCCTGCGCGCGATCTTGCGGCAGTTCGATCAAGTATTCCATATTCTCTTGCATAATTCATCGTTGTTCGTTTAAAGATTAACCTTTCGTTCCAATTACCGTCTCCAAGCGGTACTGTACCGCGTCGTCCTTAATTACTGGTGCGGAAATTTTGGCCGTAGTCAGGATAGGATAATTCGCGCTGTAAAAATTAAGTACCGCTTGGGGAGACCATTGCGGGTTTGGGTCTGTTAAGGATATCTCCTGCCCTCTATCTACCAAGATAAAAACGCGTGTTAATTGTGTTGCCATTAACATAAGCTAAAGTTTTAAAGTCTGGTAATCTATTCTTCCTCATCCGAGACTCCATCATCATCAAGCTGATCGGGATCATCTTGATGACCATTCGATTGGTTCACCTGCTCGGGTATACTTTCCACTTGCGGAGTATTTGCTCCGAAAAGGTCAGGTGCAAATCGTGCCGATAGCTCCGCTTTCCGCTTACGGATAAGCTCCGCTTGCTGCGGAAATTCGCTAGGATCGGGAAGCTTTGTCCATGCATCACGAAATTTACCCTCCTTTTCGAGTACTTCCACTTTGTCCATCGCGTCCTCGTACTTCTTATCCCGAGCCTCTTTACCCTTGCGCTTCATTTCCTCCTGTTGCTTTTCCATTGCCGAGTTCTTTTTGGCAATCTCCATCTGCACAAGGAAAGCCTCCATATCAACCATCAATCCCGACATCTGTTCCACAGGCTTTGCGATCTGCGGGAAGAAACCCTCGTCCAGTTCCTCTGCCGTGCCGATTAAAGTCAGCGGTGGTATCAAATCCTTGGCGCTATCGCCACAAGACTCATTGCGGAGCAGAATCGATACCACCAGTCCATTGTCCTTGCTCTTTTCAATTATCATCTGCAGGTTACCCGTAAAATCCAAGCGCGCTATGTTGTAAAAAAATCCATTTTCCATTTTAAAAATCTGATCTGTGTTAAATTAAAATTCAAAGTAGTTCCGAAGTATGGTTAAACTCCTCAACCAAGCGACCCGCTTCTGATTCTGAGCCGCAAGCCGATAACTTAGCTACCAAGCCCTCGATATCTTCTATGCGAATCAGTGGCGAACACCTGTACTGATAGGTTTTCGCAGAAATAATGACTACCACCCGATAAGGCACATGGAGCATATCGCGCAGTCTTTGCGCCTGCAGTCCATAAGCAATATTCCCCGTTCGGGCAAATAGGTCGACAAACTTCTGCATGCGCTGATACCGACCATAACGCCTCAGCGGAGACTTCCCTTTCTTCACCCGTAAAGGTTTGGAGCGAATACGAAGATCATCCAAAAAATCCTCCTCAGCGTACCCTTCGTACTCCTGCCGAAGAAGCTCAAAGGCAAATACAGGCGCTTGCTTATATAAACGTCTCGCCTTACGCATCCTGCGTATCCTAAAAAGACGTTCCTCAGAATACCGTTTCCCCATGTTGACTCCTTATCATCAACTGCTGTTCACTTTATTATCAAGCATCACAATAATAACCGCTAATCTCCCTCCCAAACCAAAATTTAATGTGGTAGCTCTACCGGCTACCACAGCTAAAACCAATAGCCTAGAACGGCAAATCATCCTCCACCGCTTCGGCGACTACAACCTCATCATCAACCTCCGAGCGAGAAGCACCTCCCGAAAGCGGCTTAATACTCGATACATGGAAATTCAGCGTTGCGCGGGGATTACCATCTCTATCCGTCCAACCCGAAGCACTCACGCGACCAATCAGCTCGACTAGCAAGCCCTTGACTAGCATCTTGGCTACTTTGGGGGTCAGCCAATACGTACAATCAAAAAACTCCGTCTGATCGACACGCTCACCCTGCTTGTTCTTGTAGCTATCGTTTACCGCTACCGAGAAATTAACCACCTCTTTACCGCCTGCGGTGGTCTGCACCTGTGCATCTCTTGTTACTCTACCAATGATGTTCATAACCTAAAAAGTTTAAAAATTAAAAAATCTGTACAGCTCGTCCAATCCGCTTTTCATCTGTTTTTTTTCTAGCTATTTTCCAAAAGAAAAAACGGAAAAAAAGAAAGCCAAATACGGTTATGGACAAAGGGAAAGAGCAAAAGGAAACGGAATAATGGAAGGTGCCCTTTAGGGAAGTAGTACGTTATGCCGTAGTCTTTTCGTGGAAGATGAGGGGAAGGTGGCCATTGCACCTTTGCAGCCTTTTTGACCGTTTCGATTGGGAAATAGATAAACGACGTTCAAACAAATCACATCCATGTATGATGCATATTGCTGTATCCTAAATAAAACTGTGAGGGTTCCTTAGAAGATCCCGTACTCGACAACTAGACATTCTATTTAAACAATAAATGTCACTGCTTTAAGTAAGATTTTCAAGCCCTTTAACCTTTTGCTTTGCTCGAGAGAACGATTATGATGCGGAAGTCGGATGATAACGAAAGTTTTAAACCATTTATCATTCTTAGAGAAAAATTCACCACTACAAAAAGCTCTCCGATCGAAAATATGTTGGGATCAAAAGGTTGTTGCTTATAAATTTAGGGAGGTTCCGCGATAAAAAACGTGTAAAAAAGCTCTTTCGGTTGTAACAAACGATTAATAGGTCTACACCTTCTTTCTCAATCATCCAATCGATCGCACGGGGTATAGGCATATAGTAATCTAATCGATACACGGCATTCTTTTCAATATATTTAACGCTATTAAACTGAATCTTGTCGGCAAATGCTTCGGTAAGACTAGTGATCGTCTCTGGAGCAGCAGTTATATCTTTTTCCGTCACATGCATTAACAGTAAATCAAGCGTAGTAGGCACGCGATCCGTCAACGATTGCAATAACGTTCGTTCATTATTTTTAAAATTAGTGAGCAGTCCTACTTTTTCGAGTTTAGGCTGTTTATAATGCTCTGGCACAGCAATTATCCCAATAGGACAACACTTGATCAGGTTTAACGTGGTACTGCCCAGCGTACGTTTTTTTAGTCCACCTGCGCCAGCTGTTCCCATGACCACAAAGGCGTAGCTATTTTCCTCCAGCAAATTCAGTACCGTGTCAGCCACTTCGCCAAGCATACAAGCCGTGGTTACAGAAGATTCGGGATGTAGATCAGCTAAGTTTGCCGCCAAAGTTTTCATTTTCGCTTCCCGTTCTTTTCGCAGTACTTCTGCCACATCTTCTCCAAAATGGTCTTGAAAGGTCAAATTGGCCGATAGTGTATAAGTATGCAGAATATGTAACTTCCACTGAAACTGCTCTGCTAAAAATGCCGAGTAGCGAAGGCCAGACCAGGCATTGTCTGAAAAATCGGTAAGCACAAGTAAAGTATTGTTCATGGTTGTCTATTTACGCATAACAATACAACAATGCAGCTTGAAATAAGTTTGTTGCAATCCGTTTCAGTCTACATTCTTTTTTAACATCCGTAGCCCATTTTTAAATAAAAAAAGCCAGCTAAACGCCGGCTTTTCATACTATCAATTTTTACTAAGCGGAGATATTAGCTTCAGAAAGGGCAATCTCCGTCAATAATTCATCGGTTTCCTTTTCCTCCGCCAAGGTTTGTCCTAGTATTTCCTTAGCTTCATCATGTCCCATCAGCTTGGCAAAGGTGACGACAGAACCGTAGCTTGCTATTTCATAATGTTCCACTTTTTGAGCGGCTACAATCAAAGCAGCATCGATCACTTCGGGAGAATCTTGAAATTCTTCTATGATTTCTTCTGCTTCCGATAAAAGACCTTCCATAGCCTTACATTTCTTTCCTCTGGCTGGGATTCCCAAAGAAGAAAAGACCTCTTTCAGACGATCGATATGTCCTTCTGTTTGCTCATAATGTGTTTGAAATGCAGTTTTCAATTTTTCTCCCGTTGCAGCCTTTGTTAACTTTTTAAGTCCTTGCAATAGCTGTCTTTCTGCCCCTAAGATATCTTTGAGTTCATCCACAAACAATTCGTGTAGATGTGCATTGGGCATTTCCGTTTGTTCTGTTTTCTTAGCCATATCGTTTTACTTTATTATCTGAACGACATTAATCGAACTTCGTTCTACAGTTTCATATTTTTTTCCTCGTTAACGTCGAGCACCGATATCATCCTAGAAACCAATAATGTAACTCGTGGGGATTTCATACCTTCAATTTCAAGACCAATCTTTCATCTTCCGACCTATGAACTATTGGTAAGCCAATAGCGTTTTGAGCTAAACCATAGCAGCAGTGTACACTAATACTTAGATGGCAATGAATATAAAAACAAGTACAGGAAGCCCCTATCCGCTAGGCGCAAGCTGGGACGGCAAGGGCGTAAATTTTGCGATATATTCGGAAAATGCTGAAGCGGTTGATCTTTGCTTATTTGAAACGAACGACCAACCAAGGGAATCTATTAAGATCCGTATGAAAGAGCGAACCCACAAGGTTTGGCACGTGTACCTGGAGGGTATTGGTCCTGGTGCACTTTATGGATACCGTGTACACGGACCCTATGAGCCAGAGAGTGGACATCGATTTAATGCAAACAAACTGCTTGTGGATCCCTATGCGAAAGCCATTGTCGGTGATGTCGTTTATCACCCTGCCATCTATGGCTATGTAAAAAAAAGCAAACAAGCAGATCTGAGTTTTAGCAAAACCGACAGCGCCGCCTTCATACCAAAAGGCATGGTTATAGACAGCAGCTTTGACTGGGAAGACGACTCGGCCCCGAAAACGCCTATGCAAAAAACAGTCATTTATGAGGCACACATCAAGGGCCTTACTGTCTTACACGATCAAATACCAATCGATCTTAGGGGCACTTACATGGCATTAGCCCACCCTATCATGATCGCGCATTACAAACAATTGGGTATCACAGCCATTGAGCTACTGCCGGTTCACTTTTCAACTTCATCAGCTCAAGGGCAAACAAGGAGATTGCGAAATTATTGGGGATACAATACGTTATCCTACTTCGCCCCCGATAATCGCTTTGCTCAAATTAAGCAGGGCGATAGGGCGCTGAGTGAGTTTAAGGAAATGGTCAGAAGTCTACATAGCAACGGCATAGAGGTCATATTAGATGTCGTGTACAACCACACGGCGGAAGGAGACCACCTCGGCCCTACCCTATCATGGCGTGGAATAGATAACGCCTCCTATTACCACCTAGAAGAGAATAATTTAGCGCACTATGTTGACTACACTGGCACAGGGAACACACTTAATACAGGGCTGCCACATGTGCTCCAGATGATTATGGATAGTTTACGCTACTGGATATTAGACATGCATGTCGACGGGTTTAGGTTTGATCTGGCGTCGGCCTTGGCCAGGGGACTTCATGAAGTGAATATGCTGGGCGCATTTTTTGACATCATCCATCAAGATCCGGTCATCTCGCAGGTGAAGCTTATCGCCGAACCGTGGGATCTCGGTGAAGGAGGCTATCAGGTGGGGAATTTTCCTCCAGGGTGGGCAGAATGGAACGGACGTTATAGGGATACCCTACGCGATTTTTGGATGGGTGATAATAATACCACCGCTGATTTTGCGACCCGCATTACCGGATCGGCGGATTTATATCGTGACCATATACGCACACCAACTTCCAGCATCAACTTTGTCACCGCCCACGACGGTTTTACCTTACATGATCTTGTTACCTACGAACATAAGCATAACGAACAGAACGGCGAGAACAACGAAGATGGTACCGACGAAAACCGATCTTGGAACTGCGGGCTTGAGGGGGAGACGAATGATAAAACGATCAATATGTTGCGTGCTAGGCAGAAAAGAAATTTGATACTATCCATGCTATTGTCCAAAGGAGTGCCCATGATACTGGCCGGTGATGAACTCTCTAACAGTCAGTTTGGAAATAACAACCCCCACAACCAAGACAATGAGATCTCGTGGATCGACTGGAAAGAAATGGACGATAAGCAATTAGCT
Coding sequences within it:
- a CDS encoding ferritin-like domain-containing protein; its protein translation is MAKKTEQTEMPNAHLHELFVDELKDILGAERQLLQGLKKLTKAATGEKLKTAFQTHYEQTEGHIDRLKEVFSSLGIPARGKKCKAMEGLLSEAEEIIEEFQDSPEVIDAALIVAAQKVEHYEIASYGSVVTFAKLMGHDEAKEILGQTLAEEKETDELLTEIALSEANISA
- a CDS encoding universal stress protein, yielding MNNTLLVLTDFSDNAWSGLRYSAFLAEQFQWKLHILHTYTLSANLTFQDHFGEDVAEVLRKEREAKMKTLAANLADLHPESSVTTACMLGEVADTVLNLLEENSYAFVVMGTAGAGGLKKRTLGSTTLNLIKCCPIGIIAVPEHYKQPKLEKVGLLTNFKNNERTLLQSLTDRVPTTLDLLLMHVTEKDITAAPETITSLTEAFADKIQFNSVKYIEKNAVYRLDYYMPIPRAIDWMIEKEGVDLLIVCYNRKSFFTRFLSRNLPKFISNNLLIPTYFRSESFL
- the glgX gene encoding glycogen debranching protein GlgX, which translates into the protein MNIKTSTGSPYPLGASWDGKGVNFAIYSENAEAVDLCLFETNDQPRESIKIRMKERTHKVWHVYLEGIGPGALYGYRVHGPYEPESGHRFNANKLLVDPYAKAIVGDVVYHPAIYGYVKKSKQADLSFSKTDSAAFIPKGMVIDSSFDWEDDSAPKTPMQKTVIYEAHIKGLTVLHDQIPIDLRGTYMALAHPIMIAHYKQLGITAIELLPVHFSTSSAQGQTRRLRNYWGYNTLSYFAPDNRFAQIKQGDRALSEFKEMVRSLHSNGIEVILDVVYNHTAEGDHLGPTLSWRGIDNASYYHLEENNLAHYVDYTGTGNTLNTGLPHVLQMIMDSLRYWILDMHVDGFRFDLASALARGLHEVNMLGAFFDIIHQDPVISQVKLIAEPWDLGEGGYQVGNFPPGWAEWNGRYRDTLRDFWMGDNNTTADFATRITGSADLYRDHIRTPTSSINFVTAHDGFTLHDLVTYEHKHNEQNGENNEDGTDENRSWNCGLEGETNDKTINMLRARQKRNLILSMLLSKGVPMILAGDELSNSQFGNNNPHNQDNEISWIDWKEMDDKQLAFVQMAVAFRQNHPLFYLRNWYNGKKASRSKLKDINWFAPDGSFIKPSQWKSNSLSAFAMYLNGKGIDLLAEDGSQIQDDTFYILFNPTRHIKHFRLPTRQYAKVWKVAIDTYSPQKDKKHLYSPEDSIDLHSHSMIVLMAVT
- a CDS encoding PRTRC system ThiF family protein: MSRVKQKVHFVDNELLNPTNPITVNLIGAGGTGSKVLTALVEMNHSLLALGHAGLHVRLWDDDTISEANLGRQRFAQSELGLHKSVALINRANRWAGTRWRAETIKYGLECINDDCNHVSGTLTISCVDTVHARFEIAEILRKVVGSGAYNNRPKYWLDFGNGLNTGQVLLSTVGEIVQPKSEQFDTVATLPFVTDEFGELLRQSERLDDTPSCSVADALQTQDLYINSALAQMGISLLWSLLRQGMTAHRGLFLNLGDFRAQPIAFR
- a CDS encoding prtrc system protein e; protein product: MENGFFYNIARLDFTGNLQMIIEKSKDNGLVVSILLRNESCGDSAKDLIPPLTLIGTAEELDEGFFPQIAKPVEQMSGLMVDMEAFLVQMEIAKKNSAMEKQQEEMKRKGKEARDKKYEDAMDKVEVLEKEGKFRDAWTKLPDPSEFPQQAELIRKRKAELSARFAPDLFGANTPQVESIPEQVNQSNGHQDDPDQLDDDGVSDEEE
- a CDS encoding ArsR/SmtB family transcription factor; translated protein: MGITKTDIFSEEQNRLATLFKVLGHPARIAILNHIIKQNACICNDLVEELGLAQATISQHLKELKSIGIIQGSIEGKSVCYCIEEKTWKEVQGIINLFFDQDVKVEKCC
- a CDS encoding single-stranded DNA-binding protein, whose translation is MNIIGRVTRDAQVQTTAGGKEVVNFSVAVNDSYKNKQGERVDQTEFFDCTYWLTPKVAKMLVKGLLVELIGRVSASGWTDRDGNPRATLNFHVSSIKPLSGGASRSEVDDEVVVAEAVEDDLPF
- a CDS encoding PRTRC system protein B → MKDITHQIGTLYRPKAGLLIYQNSKTNNDTYVEYFDMDAQGRPVNAHPLTVREADRLAKSLSSQADSKPDYLSANGLLPSNVLHLDAMKKQVLWYNKPQRRELFFAPALGINSGEANIPALLWKADAQSLRVFALTSGKRPMEKTTLFHAPFFNIYQDGKVCMGTVDIDLNEELSLEHFMQTWESYFFESYFSHLIGGHDPINGNCVLLWESLVDTDSPFPIKALKKTNLSIKTLLP
- a CDS encoding PRTRC system protein C; amino-acid sequence: MATQLTRVFILVDRGQEISLTDPNPQWSPQAVLNFYSANYPILTTAKISAPVIKDDAVQYRLETVIGTKG